One region of Brachybacterium saurashtrense genomic DNA includes:
- a CDS encoding SRPBCC domain-containing protein: MVDVPAQLQSVTRTYRLDERDGELAHVQSLEQTYPAALADVWDAVTTAERIQRWFLPVSGDLSLGGRYQLEGNAGGEVLVCEPPAGGAAEFTVTWEMMGAVSWLTVRLRAEGEESTGLELEHTSRTADVPAEMWETFGPGATGVGWDGGLLGLSLHLGGVEGSLTPGETEAWAGTDEGRSFYRGAADGWAVAHAASGEDADVAQQRADATYGFYTGTGQEG, translated from the coding sequence ATGGTCGACGTCCCCGCTCAGCTGCAGTCCGTCACCCGCACCTACCGGCTCGACGAGCGCGACGGCGAGCTCGCGCACGTCCAGTCCCTCGAGCAGACCTACCCGGCCGCGCTCGCGGACGTGTGGGACGCGGTCACCACGGCCGAGCGCATCCAGCGCTGGTTCCTGCCGGTCAGCGGCGACCTCTCCCTCGGCGGCCGGTACCAGCTCGAGGGCAACGCCGGCGGCGAGGTGCTGGTGTGCGAGCCCCCGGCCGGCGGCGCCGCCGAGTTCACCGTGACCTGGGAGATGATGGGCGCGGTGTCGTGGCTGACCGTGCGCCTGCGGGCCGAGGGCGAGGAGTCCACCGGCCTCGAGCTCGAGCACACCTCCCGCACCGCGGACGTCCCCGCCGAGATGTGGGAGACCTTCGGCCCCGGCGCCACCGGCGTGGGCTGGGATGGCGGTCTGCTGGGCCTCTCGCTGCACCTCGGCGGCGTCGAGGGCTCCCTCACCCCGGGCGAGACGGAGGCCTGGGCGGGCACCGACGAGGGCCGCTCGTTCTACCGCGGTGCGGCCGACGGCTGGGCCGTGGCGCACGCCGCCTCTGGCGAGGATGCCGACGTGGCCCAGCAGCGCGCCGACGCCACCTATGGCTTCTACACGGGCACCGGCCAGGAGGGCTGA
- a CDS encoding ArsR/SmtB family transcription factor, with product MHALDVLGDPVRRRILELLADDGELGAGEIGESVQAEFGISQPAVSQHLRVLRENGFATVRADGRRRLYAVDARGPRSAQEWLTPFERFWLPRLDALGTELARGKRQRRLTGAASAAPPATPPSPGALPGAATPATPPSPGTPPGAATPTTPPSPGTPSGGATSKES from the coding sequence ATGCACGCGCTCGATGTCCTCGGCGATCCCGTGCGTCGGCGGATCCTCGAGCTCCTCGCCGACGACGGGGAGCTCGGCGCGGGCGAGATCGGCGAGAGCGTGCAGGCCGAGTTCGGCATCAGTCAGCCGGCGGTGTCCCAGCACCTGCGCGTGCTGCGCGAGAACGGCTTCGCCACGGTGCGCGCCGACGGTCGGCGCCGCCTGTACGCGGTCGATGCCCGCGGGCCCCGCTCCGCCCAGGAGTGGCTCACCCCCTTCGAGCGCTTCTGGCTGCCCCGGCTGGACGCGCTCGGCACGGAGCTCGCCCGCGGGAAGCGGCAGCGCCGCCTCACCGGCGCCGCGTCGGCCGCCCCACCCGCCACCCCGCCGTCCCCGGGCGCCCTGCCCGGGGCCGCAACACCCGCCACCCCGCCGTCTCCGGGCACCCCGCCCGGGGCCGCAACACCCACCACCCCACCGTCCCCGGGCACACCGTCCGGCGGCGCCACCTCGAAGGAGTCCTGA
- a CDS encoding APC family permease, with translation MSATPGALARRLGLRDAVVIGLAAMIGAGAFLSLGAAHDLAGALAPLAVLIAAGVALCNATATAQLAAQHPSSGGTYHFGREQLGPWWGFLAGWCFVIGKIASCAAMALVIAAYLVPEPAQRLVAALVVVVLTGVNLVGITRTAALARVLVTIAVTALVLTGGRLLVGLASGAPTNGGADGTGGSDGTGGPGAVDGSGAAGAGEGALAIPGPLAGASAGLWDGGLAAVLGAGTGGIVGIALAVAQAAALMFFAFAGYARVATLGEEVVEPRRTIPRAILLALAAVAGLYLVLSVVLVLVGPAPGEDGWGPAPFLTALESVGAGGLWRAVITVGAVAAAGGALLALIAGISRTVLAMARERDLPPVLAHVSPRFSVPQRAEAAAGVAVVLLVLLASDALVAVAASAFGVLLYYAIANLAAFTQVGQWRLFPKAMQVLGVIGCVLLVAALPGRTIVAGLVLLAVGFAYRGLVLVARRTA, from the coding sequence ATGTCCGCCACTCCCGGCGCGCTCGCCCGACGCCTCGGCCTGCGCGACGCCGTCGTGATCGGCCTCGCCGCGATGATCGGCGCCGGCGCCTTCCTCTCCCTGGGCGCCGCGCACGACCTCGCCGGTGCCCTCGCCCCGCTGGCCGTGCTGATCGCGGCCGGGGTGGCGCTGTGCAACGCCACCGCCACCGCCCAGCTCGCCGCCCAGCACCCCTCCTCCGGTGGCACCTACCACTTCGGCCGCGAGCAGCTGGGGCCGTGGTGGGGATTCCTCGCCGGCTGGTGCTTCGTGATCGGCAAGATCGCCTCCTGCGCCGCGATGGCCCTGGTGATCGCCGCGTACTTGGTGCCCGAGCCGGCGCAGCGCCTGGTCGCCGCGCTCGTGGTGGTGGTGCTGACGGGCGTGAACCTGGTGGGCATCACCCGCACCGCGGCGCTCGCCCGAGTGCTGGTGACGATCGCCGTGACGGCCCTGGTGCTCACCGGCGGGCGTCTGCTGGTGGGGCTCGCCTCCGGGGCGCCGACGAACGGCGGCGCCGACGGGACAGGCGGGTCCGACGGGACCGGCGGGCCCGGTGCCGTCGACGGCTCCGGCGCGGCCGGGGCGGGGGAGGGGGCGCTCGCGATCCCCGGCCCGCTGGCCGGTGCGTCCGCAGGGCTGTGGGACGGCGGGCTGGCCGCCGTGCTCGGCGCCGGGACCGGGGGGATCGTGGGCATCGCCCTCGCCGTCGCCCAGGCGGCGGCGCTGATGTTCTTCGCCTTCGCCGGGTACGCCCGCGTGGCCACGCTGGGGGAGGAGGTGGTCGAGCCGCGGCGCACCATTCCCCGCGCGATCCTGCTGGCGCTGGCCGCCGTGGCCGGGCTCTACCTGGTGCTGTCCGTGGTGCTGGTGCTCGTGGGCCCGGCCCCGGGGGAGGACGGCTGGGGGCCCGCGCCCTTCCTCACCGCGCTGGAGAGCGTGGGCGCGGGCGGGCTCTGGCGCGCGGTGATCACCGTGGGCGCGGTCGCGGCCGCCGGCGGTGCGCTGCTGGCGCTGATCGCCGGGATCTCCCGCACCGTGCTGGCGATGGCCCGCGAGCGGGACCTGCCGCCCGTGCTCGCGCACGTGAGCCCCCGCTTCTCGGTGCCGCAGCGCGCCGAGGCCGCGGCGGGCGTCGCCGTGGTGCTGCTGGTGCTGCTGGCCTCGGACGCGCTGGTCGCCGTCGCCGCCTCCGCCTTCGGGGTGCTGCTCTACTACGCGATCGCGAACCTCGCCGCGTTCACGCAGGTGGGGCAGTGGCGGCTGTTCCCGAAGGCGATGCAGGTGCTGGGGGTGATCGGCTGCGTGCTGCTGGTCGCCGCCCTGCCCGGGCGCACCATCGTGGCCGGCCTGGTGCTGCTGGCCGTGGGCTTCGCCTACCGCGGCCTCGTGCTCGTCGCCCGTCGCACCGCCTGA